The following nucleotide sequence is from Fibrobacter sp. UBA4297.
AATCCTATCCCTGTTCATATTCTTCATGTTATTTTCGACAGTTTCGATTTATTATAAATGGCTTTACCATATTTTAAGAAATCTTCGCAAATTTACAGAAACACGATTTTTTCCAAAGGATGCCGCAGTCGGTTCGTTATTCCCCGGCATCGGTCAATTCATGACGTTCTTCATTTTCAAAGACATCCTCACACGCCCAAAAGAAATTCTTGAGAAAAACGGAGTCCATTCCGCCCCCATACCAACACTCCTTCTCCTGACCCCGCTCATACCAGCCACCTTTCTTTTCCTGTTCTTTTTACTAACACTCGGGATGATAAAGAGTATCCAATTTTGGGCTTTTTTAGTCTTCACGAGTTTTTTCTTCCCTATTATAAGGTACGTCTTTATCTTCAAAGTCGTTTTCGACATATTCGCAATTATCACCCTGCTCATCTACATGAAGTTGGTTCAACAACCTATATTGAATGAGAAAGCAATCGCCCAATTGAATATCGGCAACATAAAATCAACCAATCCTGACAAAGAAATAAATCCAGAAATAAACGGCTCTCCTGCGGAGAATGACGTAATCCCACAAGATAACCCCTAAAGTTTTTCTACATTAACCAGCAGAGGCCAACATGATTTGCAAGAAATGCGGAAGGGAATACGAAGACGACATGCCGAAGTGCCTGTGGTGTGACGCACCGAATGACAACAAGGTCGATCCTTCGGGCACAAACCCGGCAGACGGAACCGACCCGGAGGAAGCAGCACCCCTCACGGAATGCGAAGTACGTGGCGATCAGGCGATATATTGGCTTAAGGCTTTCTTTTTCACCAGCCTCATCATGATTATTTTACCCATAACTGCTATATATTGGGAATCAACAAATGGTCCCTTAGAAATAAACTTACTGGGCATAATTGTCGGTTTTTGGGTTTGGCTCGTCCCTCTCTACATATCAGCACTATGCCCGCCGTTAGTCTTGTTATGGCCAGTCATTGCCCTAGCCACTCTTGCTTCATGCATCTTTCTAGTTATTTCCTTATGCAAGTGCATCTATCACTACTGCGGTTGGCTTCATTTTTCCGAAACAGAACAAAGTCATTTCTCGAAAATGCGGTTTTCACCTGATGTAGCAGTCATCCACACCGTAATTCCCGTTATTGGTCCTGTCTTTCAATATTTTATTTTTAGGGATTTGCTCACCCGGCAAAAAGAAGTGCTTGAAAGGAATCATCAAGACTGCAGGGACCTTCCCAATTGGCTGCTCCCCGTAATTTCAGCATCCGGCTTTATAATGCAGTCAGGATTATTGTCTATCTGCATTCTCAAAGAGTGGATTCCAATCGTGTGGTTTGCCAGCGTACTTTCTGGCATCATCCTTTTCGTAAGCTACATCAAAACCATTCGCGCCATCACCGCGAACACCAGAGCGCTGAATTCACTGACAACGAACGACGCACCCCGCGACGAAACAAGCAAAAACACCCTCCCGCAGGAGAATCAGTAAGCATTTTTACTACTATTTATAATACTATGAGTGAAAATTGTCTTTTCTGCAAAATCATCAAGGGTGAAATCCCCTCCAAAAAAATCTACGAAGACGACGACGTTTTCGCATTCTACGACATTGCCCCGCAGGCCCCGGTGCACTTCCTTGTGGTGCCGAAGCGCCACATCGCAACCATCATGGACATGAAGCCGGAAGATTGCGAACTCGTGGGCAAAATGCTTTACCGCGCACAGCTTATCGCGAAGGACCTCGGCCTCGAAGAGGGCGGCGCCCGTTTCGTGTTCAACTGCAAGGCAGACGCTGGTCAGACGGTATTCCACATCCATCTGCACGTCGTTGGCGGACAAACAATGGGCTGGCCTCCGTTCCCGAAGGACTAGACGAAAGAACGCTCGTAAAACTCGCTATAGACTAAAGACGAAAGATTTATAATGGGTTTACGCCTTTTTCGTCTCTCGTCTTTAGTCTCTCGTCTATGATAAAAACTCGCGCTATAGTTCTGCACCGCTTTCCGTACAGCGATTCTAGCTTTATCGTCAAGGCGCTTACGGAAGAAAGCGGGATTGTCTCGTTTATCGTGAAGGGCGGAAAGAAAAAGGAATCTCCGTTCCGGGGAGCCCTTGATCCGCTCGCGTTAAGCGAAGTCGTTTTTCGCCAAAATCCGAATACCGATTTGCAGTTCATCAAGGAAGCAACGCTTTTGGACTGGCGGAAGAACTTGCGCAACGATTTACTCAGCCTTGCAAAAGCGCAGGTCATGACCGAAATGATTTTGCGCTACGCCCCGCAAGGCGTCCCCCTGCAAGAAGAATTTGAGCGATTGGAGCAAGCCATAAGCGAATTCGATTCCGATTCACCGCAAGATTCGCCGACTCCAGAAGGTTCCGCGCACTCGTCAACATCGAGTGTTCCTGACAAGTCGCGCATTTTTGCGCAGTGGCTTTTGGACACTTGCGATATGTGGGGCTACAATCTAGACCTCACCACTTGCAGCCGATGCGGTCGCACACTCGAAAAGCCTGCCGCAGACTTTTTCCCCGAAACAGGCGGATTCGTATGTCAATCGTGTCTCGGTGTCGAGCACCCGCGTGCACGATTAGAAACGCTCAATGGGCTTTGGGCGCTGCAAACAGGCGGCAAAATCGAACGTCCTGAATTCACCGAGAACGCGCTCCTCACCTACTTGCGCCACCACATCGGATTCTTGAAAGAGATTCATTCCATAAAGTTCCTGAACGAAACAAGAAAACTGTTTGGTCAGTAGCCAATAGTCAATGGTCATTAGCGATTAACCATAACCAATGACTAACAACCAACAACTAGCTACTAAATAGCCATAACTTTACACTATTTGTATATTTGCCCATAGTTGAAAAAGTTTAAGTGAAGAGGTCATCATGTTAACTCCAGAAGATATCAAGGCGAAAAAATCCAAGAACGAAATGATTTCCATGATCACCGCTTACGACTTCGCCTTTGCAAAAATCGCAGAAGCCGCCGGAATCGACCAGATTCTCGTGGGCGATAGCCTCGCAAACACCATGCTCGGTTACAAGAGCACTCGTGAAATCGGCATGACCGAAATGCTCATCTTCGCTGCAGCCGTTTGCCGCGGCGCTCCGAACACACACGTCATTGGCGATATGCCCTACATGAGCGACAAGGATCCGCAAACCGCTTACGATAACGCCCGCCGCTTTTTGGACGTGGGCTGCTCCAGCATCAAGCTCGAAGGCACACCCGAAGGCGTGATTGAATTTTTGCGCAGCAAGGACATTCCCGTTTGCGCCCACCTCGGACTTTTACCGCAGACCGCCGAAAACTTCAAGCAAAAAGGCAAAACCGAAGAAGAAGCTCGCGCTATTGAAGAGGCAGCAAAGTTCGTCGACAGTCTCGGATGTTTCGAAATGGTTCTTGAACACATTCCCGAAGAACTTGGTGCAAAAATCACAAAAGAAGTCTCCGCACCGACAATCGGCATTGGTGGCGGCAAGTTCACAGACGGTCATGTTCTCGTGATGCACGATGCTCTCGGCATGCATCCGAACAAAATTCCGCCGTTCGCCACAAAGTTCGTAGATATGTATTCCGTTGGTGTTCAAGGAGTTAAGAAATACATCGAAAGTGTTAAGGCTAGAGTTTAGTTAGCACAAACTAACAAGTATGTTTTAAACAAATTAATTACTCTTGTTATTCAAGAAACCGGTCTCCAAAAAAGATCGGTTTTTCTTTTGCCTATAATTTCATTCAACAGCAATTTCTCCATAACAAAATTTTTCAAAAAAAAATTGAATTTTTATAAAATAAGTGTTGATTATTTGTGAAAAAGAAGTTATTTTTCTGATATCAACAAATAAATAACATAAAAGGAAGAAAAAAAAATGGCTGAAACAAAAGTTGCAAAGAAACCCGCTAAGAAGCCCGCTGCTGCAAAGAAGCCCGCTGCCGCTAAGAAGCCGGCCGCTGCTAAGAAGCCCGCTGCCGCTAAGANNNNNNNNNNNNNNNNNNNNNNNNNNNNNNNNNNNNNNNNNNNNNNNNNNNNNNNNNNNNNNNNNNNNNNNCCGCTGCCGCTAAGAAGCCCGCTGCTGCTAAGAAGCCGGCCGCCGCTAAGAAGCCCGCTGCCGCTAAGAAGCCCGCTGCCGCTAAGAAGCCCGCTGCCGCTAAGAAGCCCGCTGCCGCTAAGAAGCCCGCCGCTGCTAAGAAGCCGGCCGCCGCTAAGAAGCCCGCTGCCGCTAAGAAGCCAGCCGCCAAGAAGTAATCTTCTTTTTGACCCAACGATTTTGGCCCGCAGACCTCTGCGGGTCTTTCTTATATTGGCTTTATATTGGCGCCACGCCCCACGTTTACTATTTTTGTTAGCATGATTTCAGAAAATGATTTGACCCATTCGCAGAACATTCCCTTTGAAGAACGCATCGCCCGCATCGAAAAGATGATTGAAGCCGAAGCAGAACCGAAAGCATTCGAACTCGGACTTTTGCTCGCTCTCAAGATGGGCCAGGAAATTCGCGAAAAGAAACCGCTCGGCAGCACGACTGGCGACATCGTCGCCGCATGGAGTTCCAAGTATCCGGAATCCGTCGTCGAAGAAGCTATCGCTCACGCCAAGCAGTTCCTCACAAATCCAGGCGCCCTCGCCGAAAAGATGAAGAACATCATGCTGACAAAGATGAACAAGCAGGCCGAAAACGATAGCGCAAGTGGCACTGCAAGCGACGAGGCCGAAAGTGGAAAATAAACTCCAGGCAACCATCGACATCGGGAGCCACAGCTGCATTTTGCTAATCGCAGCGTTCGATGGTTCGACGAGCTCACCAACCGAAACAGTCTGCTCTAAGGACTCTGAGCCTGCCGAAGTGTCCACTGAATCCGCAAATCTCGAGACCTCCGAAATAGTCGGCACCAAGGACACTGAGCCTGCCGAAGTGCCCGCAGAAAAACACGAAGCCACCCCGCGCAAGATTCTCGTGCCGAAACTCCAGAAGGTCGAAGTCTGCCGCCTCGGCGAAGACATTTACGAACACGGAAAAATCACGCCCGAACGCATCCAGGAACTCGTCAACATCATGACCAAGTTCCGCATGGACTTGCACGCCCTCGGTGCAGACCTCAAGGCAGTCGCCATGACCGAAGCCATGCGCAAGGCCACAAATCCGGACGAAGTGATTGAAGCTGTTGAAAAAGCCGTGTGGGTCAAGCCGCGCGTCATCACAGGCGAAGAAGAAGGCAAGCTCACCTACCGTTCCGTCAAGGAATGGCACGGCGAAGGAAACGTCACGATTGACATCGGTGGCGGATCCACAGAACTCAGCAACGGAGAATCGACATTCTCGATTCCCGTTGGCGCTCTCAAGATGTTCAAGGCAATGGGCCCAATTCCAGGACCGGAATACAAGAAGTTTATCAAGGAAACGTTCAAGGATTTGTCTTTCAAGGGCATGACGAAAAAGCCTGTCTACCTTATCGGTGGTACAGGCACCGCACTTGCGATGGTCTTCTTGAACAGTCAAACATTTGACTACAAGGCGATCGAAGGTCTCGAAATGAGCCTCGCCGACCTTGAAGCAGTCACCACACGCATCACGAACCTTTCGAAAGAACTCCGCGCGATGCTCCCGGGACTTGGAAACGGCCGCCACGAAGTTATCATTTGCGGTTTGTTCTGGTTGCGTTCGCTCCTCGAAAAGCTCCGCGTAGAAACGTTCAAGATCAGTACGGCTGGACTGCGCTTCGGACTCCTCTACCCGCCTGAAAAAGAACCGGAACCCAAGCCAAAGAAACGCCCGGCATTTTTGAAAAGTTAGTTGATAGTTATTAGTAGTTAGTCATTAGTCATTAGTTATTAGTTGTTTGTTGTTTGCGATAGCTATTGACCATAGACCAATGACTAATGACCATTGACAAATAAAGGAGATGCTTGATGGATCCTATCACCTCTACGAGGCTCCAGGATGACAGAGCAAAAAGATTATGCGTATAAACAAGTACATTTCTCTCAGTGGTTTTGCTAGCCGCCGCGCTGCAGACGAACTCGTCGCCGACGGTCGCGTACAGGTGAACGGAGAAACGATCTCTGACCTCGGGCATCAAGTGGACGAAACCAAGGACCAGGTGACGGTTGACGGAAAGTTGCTGAAGCTCCCGACAAACAAGAAAACAAAAGTCATCATGCTCCACAAGCCGGCCGGTTGTGTATGCACCAAGGACGACCCGCAGGGCCGCCGCACGGTTTACGATTACTTGCCACCGGGATACCATAATTTCAAGTACGTTGGACGGCTCGACTTGCAGAGCCGCGGTCTCTTGCTGTTTACCGACGACGGCGAATTGCTTTACCGCCTCACGCACCCGAGCTTCGAAGTGCCGCGCAGCTACTACGTGTGGACAACGCGTCCGCTCAGCGAATCCGCCGCCCAGCGCTTGGTCGATGGCGTGGACATCCGCGACCCGGAAGATCCGGACGCCCAGGAAGAAATCGCATTTGCAACAGACGTCTACCTCGAAAACGGATTTGCAGAACTTGTGCTTATCGAAGGCAAGAACCGTGAAATCCGCCGCATGATGCGAGCTGTCGGTTACGAAATCCGCGACCTTAAGCGCGTAAGCTACTGCCAGATTCAGCTCGGGGACTTGCCCGCAGGCGAATTCCGCGAACTTACCGCAAACGAAATGAACAAATTGCGACAGGCCGTGCATTTGTAGCGGCTTCGCCGCACTTCCTACCGCCTACTTCCTACTGTCTACTAAAAAATGAAACGTACTCTCTATATCGGTGATGTTCATGGTTGCGCAGACGAACTCTCTGCGATTATCGACCAATTCGGTTTCGTGCGCGGTAGCGACACCATTTACCAGACCGGAGACATCATCAACAAAGGCCCGGACATGATGCGCGCCATGCGCATTGTCGAGGAACTCGGTATTCTGACCGTCCGCGGGAATCACGAAGAACATCTCATCCGCATGATGGAAACGCCCAAGAGCAACTGGACCGAAAAGCAGAAAAAGCGCTTCAAGGCGCTCTCGCTCGACGAATGGGTTTACATCCGCGATACCGTGAAGAACTGGCCGCTCTGGCGCGACACACCGCACGCCCTCCTCGTGCACGCAGGCCTAGAACCGGGCAAGACGCGTCTCGAAGACATGAGCCCCGAAGTGCTCCTTTCCATCCGCTACTGGAATGACAAGCCCTGGTTTGAACAGGTCAAGTGGAACAAGCGAGTTATCTTTGGACATTGGGCCAAGATGGGCTTCGTGAACATTCCTGGATTTATCGGTCTCGATTCCGGTTGCGTCTACGGCAAGGCTCTCACCGCCTGGTGCCCCGAAGAAGACAAATTCTATAGCGTCCCCGCCCTCCGCGAATACACGCCCGTCAAGGACAAGGCAAAAGAATCCGAAGCAGCCCCCTGCAAAGTGCTCGGCGACAACTCCCCCGATTCCGTGCCGCCCAAAACATTCGACGAAATCAAGGAACGCATCGCAAGCGGCGACATCGCCCGCAAGGAAGAAACTCCCGAAGAAAAAAACATCCGCAAGGCTAGCCCCTCCATCAGCGCAGAATGGGCCGGGTATTAGCGCCTGCGGCGCAGTAAACAGTAGACAGGATCAGTTAGGCGGCGAAGCCGCGATTATAAAAAAAATTCCTACTTCCTACCGCCTACTTCCTACTAACCACTAACCACCAACCACTCTAATTTCTATCTTTACACTAGGCATTTAACCACGGAACAACAATGACAGCAGAAGAACTTTACAATCGTCTCAAGTCCGTCAAGCCGGGCGCAGCCCTTTGCACCTACACCATGGAAAAGGTGGAAAAGATGCTCCCGCTCATCAATGAAATCAACGAGCTCAAAAAGGAACAGGATACCGTTATCCTCGCTCACAGCTATTGCGCTCCTGAAATTCTTTTGGGCGTTGCCGACTTCACGGGCGACAGCTTTAAGCTCAGCAAGGACGCAACAACAGTCCAGCAAAAGACGATTCTCTTCTCTGCAGTGCGTTTCATGGGTGAAACCGCCAAGATTTTGAACCCGCAAAAAGACGTGATTATCCCGGGCCCACTCACGGGTTGCAGCCTCGCCGATTCCATTACCGGCAAAGATGTCGAAGAACTCCGCAAGCAGAATCCGGACTACACGTTTGTCTGCTACATCAACACGACTGCCGACGTGAAAGCCGCCTGCGACGTCTGCGTGACTAGCGGTAACGTGATGCACATCGTCGAAACGCTCCCGTCCGACAAGATTTACTTTGTTCCGGATGCACTCATGGGCCAGAACATCATCGATGAAATGAAGCGTCGCGGAGTCAAGAAGGATATCAAGCTCTATAACGGCTGCTGCTACGTTCACGAAAACTACGACCCGGATTTGATCCAGTTCTTCCGTAGCCAAAACCCAAATCTCAAGGTGATTAGCCACCCGGAATGCAATCCGTCTGTCGCCATGCTCAGCGACTACGTCGGAAGCACGGGCCAGATGGTGAGCTACATCAACCAACAGCCCAAGAACAGCTGCATCTTGCTCCTCACGGAATGCGGCCTCAATGCCCGTATGCACTATGAACATCCGGACATGAACTTTATCGGTAGCTGCTGCATGTGCAAATACATGAAGTCAAACTCGCTCGAAAACATTTTGGAAGCCCTCCGCCACCCCGAAAAGGCAGAACACATCTCGCTTGACGAAGGCGTGCGCGTGAAGGCTAAAAAGTGCATTGACGCGATGTTCAAATACGCCGAATAATTTGCTGAACGCACTGCGGTTCACAACAAGCGACCTTAAAATTTCTATCTTTGCGTCACTCGGATTGTGGGATGTCAAAATCTCTGGAGGATAAAAGATGAAGAAATTTTTATTAGCTTTAACCTTGTTGTGTTCCGCCGTTTTTGCGCAACCCGACGACAGCGATTTCACATACTGGCCACGTTCCTATTTTGCAAGCGTCGGTTTCAATGTCATCGCAAACCGAGGTGACTTTTTCAAGCGCACCATGAAAGTTGTAGACAAGGATGGCTTCGAAGAAACTGTCAACCTTCCGATTTCAAAACTTTTCATAGCCCCGGATTACAATCTCGGAGTCAACGTCCGTGATTTTTCATTTACCCTCTCGTTCCAGTATTGGACATACCTTTCCAAAATTGCAGAGTTGCCCGAAGACAAAAATGAACAGGACGTCCGTTATTACAGATTCGGTTTCGAGGCGACCTACAACTTTTTCTATCCTGAATTTTTCCAGGTGGGTATTGGTCTCGGTTATTCTTTCTCAAACTTAAAAATCGAAGACAACGTCACTAGCGAAAAAGGATTTTTTGATTCCGAGCTGATGGGTTCTGGTCTTGGAATTATCACTTACATCCGCTATTACATAACGGATTTTTTCTGCCTTTCTCCATCTCTGCGCATTTACGAGAACTGGTATAAGGCAGTCCATACCGACAACAGCGGGACCGTGGAATTTCACGACAAGGACATCAGCTATTTTTGGCAAACCTACATAGCCGTATCCCTCAACGCGATGGTTCAGTTTTAATTAAAACTAAAGAAGGCACAAAAAATGATAACATTCCTAATCGGTGTTGCAATCCTCATCCTTGGATATTTCACCTACGGCAAGTTCGTCGAACGCGTGTTCGGTCCAGATGACCGCAAGACTCCTGCGCTCGCAAACCCGGATGGCGTTG
It contains:
- a CDS encoding histidine triad nucleotide-binding protein, giving the protein MSENCLFCKIIKGEIPSKKIYEDDDVFAFYDIAPQAPVHFLVVPKRHIATIMDMKPEDCELVGKMLYRAQLIAKDLGLEEGGARFVFNCKADAGQTVFHIHLHVVGGQTMGWPPFPKD
- the panB gene encoding 3-methyl-2-oxobutanoate hydroxymethyltransferase, which encodes MLTPEDIKAKKSKNEMISMITAYDFAFAKIAEAAGIDQILVGDSLANTMLGYKSTREIGMTEMLIFAAAVCRGAPNTHVIGDMPYMSDKDPQTAYDNARRFLDVGCSSIKLEGTPEGVIEFLRSKDIPVCAHLGLLPQTAENFKQKGKTEEEARAIEEAAKFVDSLGCFEMVLEHIPEELGAKITKEVSAPTIGIGGGKFTDGHVLVMHDALGMHPNKIPPFATKFVDMYSVGVQGVKKYIESVKARV
- a CDS encoding phosphatase, with the protein product MENKLQATIDIGSHSCILLIAAFDGSTSSPTETVCSKDSEPAEVSTESANLETSEIVGTKDTEPAEVPAEKHEATPRKILVPKLQKVEVCRLGEDIYEHGKITPERIQELVNIMTKFRMDLHALGADLKAVAMTEAMRKATNPDEVIEAVEKAVWVKPRVITGEEEGKLTYRSVKEWHGEGNVTIDIGGGSTELSNGESTFSIPVGALKMFKAMGPIPGPEYKKFIKETFKDLSFKGMTKKPVYLIGGTGTALAMVFLNSQTFDYKAIEGLEMSLADLEAVTTRITNLSKELRAMLPGLGNGRHEVIICGLFWLRSLLEKLRVETFKISTAGLRFGLLYPPEKEPEPKPKKRPAFLKS
- the nadA gene encoding quinolinate synthase NadA, with product MTAEELYNRLKSVKPGAALCTYTMEKVEKMLPLINEINELKKEQDTVILAHSYCAPEILLGVADFTGDSFKLSKDATTVQQKTILFSAVRFMGETAKILNPQKDVIIPGPLTGCSLADSITGKDVEELRKQNPDYTFVCYINTTADVKAACDVCVTSGNVMHIVETLPSDKIYFVPDALMGQNIIDEMKRRGVKKDIKLYNGCCYVHENYDPDLIQFFRSQNPNLKVISHPECNPSVAMLSDYVGSTGQMVSYINQQPKNSCILLLTECGLNARMHYEHPDMNFIGSCCMCKYMKSNSLENILEALRHPEKAEHISLDEGVRVKAKKCIDAMFKYAE
- the recO gene encoding DNA repair protein RecO, which translates into the protein MIKTRAIVLHRFPYSDSSFIVKALTEESGIVSFIVKGGKKKESPFRGALDPLALSEVVFRQNPNTDLQFIKEATLLDWRKNLRNDLLSLAKAQVMTEMILRYAPQGVPLQEEFERLEQAISEFDSDSPQDSPTPEGSAHSSTSSVPDKSRIFAQWLLDTCDMWGYNLDLTTCSRCGRTLEKPAADFFPETGGFVCQSCLGVEHPRARLETLNGLWALQTGGKIERPEFTENALLTYLRHHIGFLKEIHSIKFLNETRKLFGQ
- a CDS encoding pseudouridine synthase, whose product is MRINKYISLSGFASRRAADELVADGRVQVNGETISDLGHQVDETKDQVTVDGKLLKLPTNKKTKVIMLHKPAGCVCTKDDPQGRRTVYDYLPPGYHNFKYVGRLDLQSRGLLLFTDDGELLYRLTHPSFEVPRSYYVWTTRPLSESAAQRLVDGVDIRDPEDPDAQEEIAFATDVYLENGFAELVLIEGKNREIRRMMRAVGYEIRDLKRVSYCQIQLGDLPAGEFRELTANEMNKLRQAVHL
- a CDS encoding metallophosphoesterase, with the translated sequence MKRTLYIGDVHGCADELSAIIDQFGFVRGSDTIYQTGDIINKGPDMMRAMRIVEELGILTVRGNHEEHLIRMMETPKSNWTEKQKKRFKALSLDEWVYIRDTVKNWPLWRDTPHALLVHAGLEPGKTRLEDMSPEVLLSIRYWNDKPWFEQVKWNKRVIFGHWAKMGFVNIPGFIGLDSGCVYGKALTAWCPEEDKFYSVPALREYTPVKDKAKESEAAPCKVLGDNSPDSVPPKTFDEIKERIASGDIARKEETPEEKNIRKASPSISAEWAGY